TTGTCCAGGGCCAGCTCCCTTTCTTTCATATCGAATATTTTGTTTATGCGGGCCTGCACCTGCTGGTCTGTGAGTTCGTCCACATCCTGACGGAAGTCGATGCGGTAGCCTTTCACCAGCTCACGGCGCTTAGCCTCATGCTCGTTATAGATAGGCCAGAACTTTTGCGCCTGCTCCGGCGTCAGGGCCATCTTATCGGTCAGGAAGGCCACTTTCGCGGCTTCTACGTGCTCACTCCGTTCGTGTTTGTGTTTGTCCTGTGCAAAGGCAGCGGTGCCGTTAAGGGTGAGGGCACAGAGGATCAGGGTTAGTACAGCATAGTGCTTCATGGGTGAATTAATAGTCTAAGTCATCAAGTAGTGGATAATATTGCAGCTCTTCTTCGGCTGTCATGGCGCTCACGTTCAGGAAATCAGAAGCAAGGCTTTGGTCGGCGGCCAGGTATTCCTCCAGGTCCGCTGTCTCCATCTGCGCGTAGGTGCTCAGGTAGTTCACAATTTCTTCATCAGAGAGCGTCGCCACCGTCAGGGTTTCCTGCTGCGGAGCCTGCCGCAAGCTGAACAGGAACGCGCCCACGAACAGGAAAAGCAGCAGCAGCGGTGCCACGGTGAGGCGTATCGGTTGCCAGAGCCGTGCCAGCCACAGGGTGGTGGCCATACGTTCCTGGGCAGCTGTGCATTCCATTACACGCATGGGCAAACGGTCGAAGTATCCTTCCGGAACCCGGTACACGTTGTGCCTCGGAATGTCGCTCAACTTAAAGTCCTTCTTCATGTTCCTCATCTTCAATTCTCCTTCTGTGGGTTAGATGCAATATGCGTGCAATAGTTTAATCCTGTTGTAGATATTCTTCAATTTTTTTAACGGCGATGTGGTAGGAGGCTTTTAAAGCCCCTACGGAAGTTCCAAGTATCTCGGACATCTCCTCGTATTTCAGATCGTCAAAATATTTCATGTTGAACACTAGGCGCTGCTTGTCGGGCAGGCGCAGGATAGCCTTTTGCAGTTTCAGCTGCACCTCGTCGCCGGCGATGTCGGGGGAGGAGACAAGTTTTTCCGTCAGCTCGGAGGTGATGTCGTGTATGGGCAGAAAGAACTTCCGTTTCTTGCTGGACAGGAAGGAGAGGCACTCGTTGGTGGCGATGCGGTAAATCCAGGTGTAGAGCTGGGCATCCTTTCGGAAAGTTTCGAGGTTCTTCCATATCTTGATAAAGACCTCCTGGGTCAGGTCGTCGGCATCGTCGTGGTCAATCACCATCTTGCGGATGTGCCAGTACACTTGCTGCTGGTACTTCCGGACAAGCTGGTTAAAGGCCAGGTTTCGGCTCTCAGGCTGGGCGAATTTCTCTAAAAGCTCTTTGTCTTCCACTACTCTGTTTTCAGGGAGCCTGCAACAAAAGTTAAATATAAAGAGGCTGTGCTTACTGAGCACAGCCTCTTCAAAATTTGTTTCGGATATTTTTATGCTTTGTTTACTGCTGTTTTCTGCGGATCACGCGCTCAGCGGCTGCCACAATGTCGTTCTCCGACAGCCCGTATTTCTCCATCAGTTCCTCCGGCGTGCCGGACTCGCCAAAGGTGTCGTTTACGGCCACGTACTCCATGGGCAGCGGCGTGTTCTTCACCAGCAGTTGCGCAATGCTGTCGCCGAGGCCGCCCAGGCGGTTGTGCTCTTCGGCGCTCACCACGCACTTCGTCTTCGCCACCGACTTCAGGATCGCTTCCTCATCCAGCGGCTTGATGGTGTGGATGTTGATGATCTCGGCTGAAATGCCTTTCTCTGCCAATATATGGCCAGCCAGAATTGCCTTCCAAACCATATGGCCGGTGGCGAAGATGCTCACGTCCGTGCCTTCGTTCACCATCCAGGCCTTGCCGATCTCAAACTTCTGGTTGGCATCGGTAAACACCGGAATGACAGGGCGGCCGAAGCGCAGGTACACCGGGCCCTCGTGGTCCGCAATGGCAATGGTGGCCGCCTTGGTCTGGTTGTAGTCGCAGGGGTTGATGACGGTCATGTGCGGCAGCATTTTCATCATGCCGATGTCTTCTAGTATCTGGTGCGTGGCGCCGTCCTCTCCCAGGGTCAAGCCAGCGTGTGAGGCGCATATCTTCACGTTTTTGCCGGAGTACGCAATCGACTGGCGGATCTGGTCGTAAACGCGGCCCGTGGAGAAGTTGGCGAACGTACCCGTAAACGGAATCTTGCCGCCGATGGTGAGGCCTGCGGCGATGCCCATCATGTTGGCCTCGGCGATGCCGATCTGGAAGAAACGCTCCGGGTTCTCCTTGATAAAATCAGCCATTTTGAGTGAGCCGACCAGGTCGGCGCAAAGGGCTACTACGTTGGGGTTGGTGCGGCCAAGCTCCAGCAGGCCGGCGCCGAAGCCGGAACGGGTGTCTTTTTTCTCGGTATACGTGTACTCTTTCATCTATCTGTTGAAAATTTTAACGGTTGTAGTTGCGCCCGATCGGATGCTGAAGTCTTTTACGTCAGTGAATTTACTCGCCTGGGCGTTTTTCATGCGGTAAACCAATCTATAATTCCCCGGCTGCAAGGCCATCGTTACTTTGCTGTTCTCTTCCGGCAGGTTGCATAGCCAGCGCTGCCTGCCGTCGTCTTCCATCAGGTACAGGCTGCCGTAACCCTGCATCTGCGATGATATGGCCAGCTGCCCCGGCGGCGGTATGGTCACCGTGTTCGTCTGCCCCTGTTTCAGTTCCACGTCCCGCAGGTACGTGCGCGGCAGCGTCAGAATCTCCAAATCATAGATACCGGCCAGGTATTTCTGCCGCTCCCCGAAGGTCTGCACGTGCAGCGTCTGCGTGGCGCCCTGCTGCCTCACAATGGCCGACAGCGTACCGTAAGGGGAGGGGCCGTCCTGGCGCAGGTGCAGGGTGCCCTGTGGCGCCTTTACCCGGATGGCGTTGTGCCTGCCGGGCTTGATGCTGATGCTCCGCTCCACCAACGCCGGTACGGTGTTCACCACCAGGTCGTAAGGCAGCAGGGCGTCGATGTCCAGCATGTCGGGCTTTCCCTCTGGGCTCTGGTAATGCACGTAGTTGTATTCCGGCTGGCCCGTCAGGGCGTTGAGGAACGTCAGGTTCACGTTTGTCTCCACCGGCTGGCCCTGCTCGTTCAGCAGCTCCACACTCACCGTCGTCTGGCTCAGCGCCTGCGTCACGATCTCCGTCAGCACCGACTGGAACGTCTCCACGTCAGCGGCATTGTAATACTCGCCGATGCAACTGAGCTGTTTCTCGTGCTCCGGCTCAATGCCGATGCCAATGACGAAGGGGCGCAGGAAAATGCGCTTCTTCTGCAGCGCCAGCGACATAGCGCAGGGGTCGCCGCCGCAGGACTCCAGCCCGTCCGTGATCAAAATGATGACGTTGCGTGTTTTCTCCTCCGGAAAGTCCCCCGCCGCCTGCTGCAGCGAGTACGTAATGGGCGTGTTGCCACGCGGCACAATCTCGGTTAGCTTCTTCTTGATGGCCTCGGTGCTGCTGGCGGAGAAAGGCACCTCCAGCCGGGTGTCTTTGCAGTCGTTGCGCTCGCGGTCGAACTGGTGCCCGTATACCCGCAGGGCCACTTCCACGTTTTCATGCCGGTCCAGCGAGTCCACGAGGTGGGCCAGCAGGTCTTTGGCCACCGACATGCGGTCGCTGTTCTCCCACTTGGCCAGCATGCTGCCCGAGGCATCGAGCAGAAACAGGATACGTGTCTTTGACTTTGCCTTTTGCTCCCCCTGGCCATATGCGGTCCCACTCGCTGAAAATATCAGCAACAGGAAAAATGCCGCGAACACATTGCGCCAGGGTGCCATGCCAGAATTGCTCTAATGCAATATATGAGCCCTGCTGCACCCGGCACTGCCATCGCGCAGCGGGGGAGTTTTAGTAGTCAGCGGCTTCATTCACAGCCAGCTGCTGCAGGGCTATCTGCAACTGCTCGTCGTTCGGGGCCACGCCGTGCCATTTGTGCGAGCCCATCATAAAGTCCACCCCGTAGCCCATCTGCGTGTCCATCAGAATCATCACCGGCTTGCCTTTGCCCGTCGCGGCTTTGGCCTGGTCCAGGGCGGGCAGCAGCGTTTCGAAGTTGTTGCCGTCGGCCTCCAGCACGTGCCACCCGAATGCCTCGAACTTGGCGCACAGGTCGCCCAGCGGCATGACTTCTTCCGTGGAGCCGTCTATTTGCTGGCCGTTGCGGTCTACGGTGGCTATGAGGTTGTCGACTTTCTTGGAACCGGCGTACATGGTGGCTTCCCATACCTGCCCTTCCTCCAGTTCGCCGTCGCCCATCAGCACATATATCAGGCTGTCGTCATCATTGAGTTTCTTAGCCTGCGCGGCCCCGATGGCAACCGAAAGGCCCTGGCCCAGTGAGCCGGAAGCCACACGGATGCCTGGCAGCCCCTCTTCGGTGGCCGGGTGGCCCTGCAGCCGCGAGTTCAGCTTGCGGAAAGTAGCCAGCTCTTTCACTTTAAAAAAGCCAGCGCGGGCCAGCGTGCTGTAAAACACCGGGGAAATATGGCCATTCGACAGGAAGAAAAGGTCCTCGCCTTTGCCGTTCATATCAAAGTCGGTGCTGTAGTTCATCACTTTAAAATAAAGGGACACGAAATAGTCGGTGCAGCCAAGCGAGCCGCCCGGGTGGCCGGAGTTAACGGCATGCACCATGCGCACGATGTCCCGGCGAACCTGTGCCGCTACTTCTTTCAGCTCTTCAATGCTTTTGTTGTGTGGATTCACTTTATATATGGTTATTAGTTAGCTTTTTGGTAATAATACACAAATAATCTGTTTCGCCATAAACATTGGCCTCCCATTGCCCTCCGGGTTAGCCGCTGGATGGTTTGTAACAAGGTTTATATATACAAGCGTCAAAGTAACACTTATTCAGGAGAAATGAAAACAAAATATATAAATTCCTGCACAAAGCAGAAACGCAGCCGCCTGAAAGACAGCTGCGTTTCTATATAGGCTACTTGGGCAGAATCTGGGCGGTGTGGTCGGCGGTCTTCACCTTTTTGATGATGTCCCGGATCACCCCGTTCTCATCGAGCACAAAGGTGTAGCGCATGGTGCCCATATACCTGCGGCCGTACATCGATTTCTCCTGCCATACCCCGTACTGCTCCACAATCTTTTTGTCGGTGTCGGCAAGCAGGGTGAAGGGCAGGTCATATTTGCCGATGAACTTCTGGTGCGACTGTTCGCTGTCGGTGCTCACGCCAATCACTTCGTAGCCTTCCTGCTGCAGGTCGCTGTAGTTGTCGCGGAGGTTGCAGGCCTGGGCGGTGCAGCCGGAGGTGTCGTCTTTCGGGTAAAAGTACAGGATAACCTTTTTGCCCCGGTAGTCGCTTAGCCGCACTGTGTTGCCGTGCTGGTCCTTGCCTTCAAACTCGGGGGCCTTGTCTCCGATGTTCAGTTCCATGTGTTTTGTCAGATGGTGGTGGTATAGATGGCTTCGTTGCCTGCGTTGTCCTTCACCTTCAATACAACTTCACCCGACAAAGGTATACTTTTATCTAACTTCTCTGACCAGATGGTGGCCTTTTTGTGCTCGTACTTCATCAGCAGCCACTGTCCGTTTATATAGGCGTTGAAGGAGTTGAGGCCCGAGAGGTCGTCGCCTATCCGGAAGCTTATCTGGTTGCGGTTTTTGCTGAGCAGGCGTATGGAGGGCTTTTTCGTGTCTTCCAGTACCTTAAACTTGCCCATGTTCTTGGTGCTGAAGGTGATGGTGCCGTCCGGGCCCCAGCTGCCGCCTATATACCCTTTGCCGCGCCCCGTGCCCAGGTAGTAAACCGATGCCTTCGATCTGTCTTTGATGGCGGTCATATCCGGTTTAATGGTGACTTTGATGGGCTTCAGCAGCGGCGTGAAATAATCGCCGACGGTATATACATTGTCATCCAGCTTTGTCTGCAGGTACAGCGTGTCGTAGAGCGAGCGCTCGTTGAAGAGCACCTTCAGGTAGTTGTTGGCAACCGCCACCTCCTGGCCGGGCGGCACCAGCTTTTCGAAATGGAAAGGCACCGTAATCCCGCAGAAGCGCATCGAGTCGGGCAACCCGGCGCGCAGGTCGAAAAGCCCGACGGACCTGGAATCCTTCATATAGCTAGGCACCAGCACCAGCGCCTTGCCGCCCTTCAGCAGCTCGATGTTCTGGGGCGTGCTGCTGGTGTCGGCGGCGCTGATCTTCAGGATGTTCCCGATGAGCTCATAATCCAGCGACGGCTTTTTGACAGTTTTGGCCAGCGACCGGGTAAAGGAGGGCTGCTGCCCCTCCACCACAAAGCGGAGGGTGGAGGTGTTGCCGTAGGAGTCGCGCGCTACCAGCTGCACCTGATACGTGGAGTCGGGGTGTACGAGCATGCGGCCCTGCCGGCTGTTGGCCGTGTTGTACAGGGGCAGGTCGTTGCCGGTGTCCACGTAGGCTTTCTGGAAGGTGCGGCCCTCGCTTTTATAGATGTCGTAGTTGATGTGCTGCGACACCTGGCGCGACAGCTCGAAGGGCACCTGGTCTATATAGTGGTTATAAAGCTGCCTTCCGTTTACGTACAGCGTCACTTCCTGCGTGCCGTTTTTGTTGGCGGCCCCGTCCAGCCGGTCGATGGTCTGCAACTCCAGCCCCAGCAGACCGTTGGCGAAAATGGTGTCGGCGATGCTGTAGTCAGAGCCGCTCTGCTTCGTGCGGTACTCGGCGCGGCTGAACTCGTTGTTGATGCGGGAGTTGATGCGCAGCGGCGTAATGGCCAGGCTGTATATATCGGGCGGGGTTGTGTCGAGCACCTCCTGGAACTTGTACTTCAGCGGGTTGTAGAGGCGGTCCTGCGCGTCGCGTATCTCGAAGTGCAGGTGCGGCCCGCCCGAGCCGCCGGTGTTGCCCGACAGGCCAATAACGTCGCCCCGCTTTACCGGGAATTTGCCCTGCTCCAGGAAAAGCTCCAGCTCAAAAGTCTGCTTCGCGTACTGCTGCTGCAGTATATAGTCCGCCAGTGGCTGCCCGAACTCCGAGAGGTGCGCGTACGTGGTGATCAGCCCGTTGGGGTGCGTGATGTAGATGATGTTGCCGTAGCCGTAGGTCGACTGCTTCACCCGGGATATATAGCCGTCGGCGGCGGCATGCACCGGCAGACCCTCGCGCTGGTCGGTTTTGATGTCGAGCCCGCCGTGGAAGTGGTTGGAGCGGATCTCGCCCATGGTGCCCGACAGGTAATTGCGCTCGCCCGGCTTTATCGGGAACAGGAAATCAATGGGCTCGGGCGCCAGCTGCGCTTTCGCGCCGAAAGAGGTGGCCAAGGCCAGTGCCGCCAGCACCAGCCGCTTCTTATTTAACTTCGAAATCAAGTAATTTTCTGTCTTCAACATACCCTTCTAATCTGTCTCCTATCTGTACCGGGCCAACACCCGCTGGCGTGCCGGTAAAAATGATGTCTCCTGTCTTCAAGGTGATGAACCGGGAGACGTAGGCGATGATGTCCTCGAACGGGTGCAGCATCATCGCGGAGTTGCCCTGCTGCTTCGCCACCCCGTTCACCTCCAGCCTGAAATTTATCTGCCGCAGGTCAGGGAACTGCCCGACGGGCAGGAACTCCGAGACGGGGGCGGAGCCGTTAAAGCCTTTGGCCAGCGCCCAGGGCAGGCCCTTCGCCTTTGCTTTTGCCTGCAAGTCGCGTGCCGTGAAATCTATGCCCAGCCCGATGCCGTCATAATATTTACGCGCGAATTTACGGTCGATGTTCTTCCCCTCCCGCGAAATCCGCAGGATCAGCTCCACTTCGTGGTGTACATCGCTGGTGTAATCGGGGTAATAGAAAGGCTCGTTGTTGCGCAGGATGGCCGTGTCCGGCTTAAAGAAAATAACCGGCTCGTCCGGCACCTCGTTTTTTAGTTCGGCGATATGTTCGGCGTAGTTTCTCCCGATGGCTACTATCTTCATGAAATCAGTTACTAATTGCTCTGATTTTCAAAATTAAGGTTTCTAATGTTGCAGTGCAGAAAAAAGCCGGAAAATATTCTGATGCCCTGTGGCGCGTCGCCGGCACCTTCTCTCCGGAACAACCCGCCCGGCGGCGGATTTATTGTGCGCCCCTGCTATATACCAACGCCGGAAAAGGAAAGTGGCACCCTGGGCAGGCCCACACAGCGCCGGGACGCGGTGGCAGAAAAACAAAATTGCCGCGCCGCCGTTAAAATATAGCACTTTGCTAATTTATATAGTAACTTACCATCCGGTTCTGAGGGAAATGGAAAATGGTTCAAAATTTGAAATGACTTCTGGAAACCACTTAAACTTTAAGAAAATGTACAAGAAAATAACTGTTTTTGCGATAATAGCCGTGATGATGGTGGCCTGTACGACAGTGCCCATCTCAGGGCGAAGGCAATTGAGCCTGGTGTCGGACGCCGAGATGCAGCAGCAGAGCTACGCCGCCTACAACCAGTTCCTGAGCGAGCACAAGCTCTCGCGCGACGCCCAGGCCACGGCCATGGTGAAGCGGGTAGGGAAGCGGATACAGCACGCTGTGGAGCAGTATATGGCTGCCAACAACATGCAGGACGAACTGGCGGGCTTCGAGTGGGAGTTTAACCTGGTGCAGGACGAGCAGGTGAACGCCTTCGCGATGGCTGGCGGCAAGACCGTGGTCTATACCGGAATTTTGCCGGTGGCCCAGAACGAGACGGGCCTTGCCGTGGTGATGGGGCACGAGATTGCCCACGCCATTGCCAAGCACGGAAACGAGCGCATGAGCCAGGCGCTGCTGCAGCAGTTTGGCGGGCAGACGCTGTCCGCCCTCGCCGGGGCACAACCGAGCACCGCAGCAAACCTGCTGCTGTCGGTATATGGCGTAGGCTCGCAGCTGGGTATGCTCAAGTACGGGCGCGACCAGGAGTCGGAGGCTGACCGCCTGGGCCTTATCTTTATGGCCATGGCAGGCTACGATCCGCAGGCGGCTGTCCCGTTCTGGAAGCGCATGGAAGCCCAGGGCGGTGGACAGGCCCCACCGGAGTTCCTCTCCACACACCCCAGCGCCGGTACGCGGCAGAGCGACCTGCAGAAGTGGATGCCGGAGGCGCTGCAGTATTACAAAGGAAAATAAACTACACCATCCCATATGGCCGACAACAGCTTCACCCGACTTCTTTCCTGCCTTGCCGGAACTAGGCATATAACCTTGTTTATGTTTATCCTGCTGCTTGCCGGCGGCTGCACCAGCCGTGAGGTAATAAGGGAGGAAAGCGAGGTGCCGATGGAAGAAGGGGTGGGAGAGGTGCCCGAGGTGCCTTATGACGGGCAGTTGCTGGCACAGGTCGTATTCGAGAAGGTGGAGTATATCGTGCCACAGCAGGAGTTGATGCAGCCGTTCATGCGGGAGTTTGGGGACGGCACCGTGATAGACCAGGTGATGATCCGGAAGGTGCAGGAAACGAAGGAAGACGAGCCGGTCTATTACCTGGTAGGCCTGGGAATCCGCAACGGCGCCTTCCGCTCAATGGCATTGGCGCTGGACCTGGCGGCAGACAACAGCCTGTACCTGAGCAGCAAAGGTGCTAAGCATATATGCCGGGCCTCTATCGGCTGTAACTTTTGCTTCTTCACGTTCTCAGGCAACAAAATTACCGGCTGCGAGTGTGATTCGCGCGCAACGGAGAATAACTGCTCTCATAAGTTCTCGGAAGGCAATACCTTGCTGCAGGACGTGCAGTTGAGCAACCAGCGGAGATAATCTTTTACGTTAGATATCAGATAGGTGAAGTTATATATAGATGCATCTCACATAACATTCTGAACATGAAACCGGAAGCGGCTGCGAATCTAGATTCGCAGCCGCTTCCGGTTTAAGAGAAAAGCCTAAGGTCTAACGTCCAAAATCCAACGCCTCATGTCCCTTTCAAGACAGCTGGACTTTGCGCAGGCGGATGCGGGTAAGCACCTTTTTGGTTTGCAGCGGGAAGTCTCCTTTCATCATCCAGTCGTAGTAGCCGGGCTCCTTCTGCAGCACTTCCTCCACCGGCACGTTTTTGTGTTTGCCGAAGTTGAAAACCTCCTGCCCCGCATTGTTATATATGATCCGGCCCGCCAGGTCGGCAGTTTTCTGCACCGTAAACCTGTGCAACTGCTCCATGTCGTTCTGCACCGGATATTCTTCCACGCCATCTGCTATCTCCACCGGCGTGTGCTGGTAGCGGTCCAACTGCGCCATCAGGATG
This window of the Pontibacter russatus genome carries:
- a CDS encoding RNA polymerase sigma factor, yielding MEDKELLEKFAQPESRNLAFNQLVRKYQQQVYWHIRKMVIDHDDADDLTQEVFIKIWKNLETFRKDAQLYTWIYRIATNECLSFLSSKKRKFFLPIHDITSELTEKLVSSPDIAGDEVQLKLQKAILRLPDKQRLVFNMKYFDDLKYEEMSEILGTSVGALKASYHIAVKKIEEYLQQD
- a CDS encoding M48 family metallopeptidase encodes the protein MYKKITVFAIIAVMMVACTTVPISGRRQLSLVSDAEMQQQSYAAYNQFLSEHKLSRDAQATAMVKRVGKRIQHAVEQYMAANNMQDELAGFEWEFNLVQDEQVNAFAMAGGKTVVYTGILPVAQNETGLAVVMGHEIAHAIAKHGNERMSQALLQQFGGQTLSALAGAQPSTAANLLLSVYGVGSQLGMLKYGRDQESEADRLGLIFMAMAGYDPQAAVPFWKRMEAQGGGQAPPEFLSTHPSAGTRQSDLQKWMPEALQYYKGK
- a CDS encoding M23 family metallopeptidase, whose protein sequence is MLKTENYLISKLNKKRLVLAALALATSFGAKAQLAPEPIDFLFPIKPGERNYLSGTMGEIRSNHFHGGLDIKTDQREGLPVHAAADGYISRVKQSTYGYGNIIYITHPNGLITTYAHLSEFGQPLADYILQQQYAKQTFELELFLEQGKFPVKRGDVIGLSGNTGGSGGPHLHFEIRDAQDRLYNPLKYKFQEVLDTTPPDIYSLAITPLRINSRINNEFSRAEYRTKQSGSDYSIADTIFANGLLGLELQTIDRLDGAANKNGTQEVTLYVNGRQLYNHYIDQVPFELSRQVSQHINYDIYKSEGRTFQKAYVDTGNDLPLYNTANSRQGRMLVHPDSTYQVQLVARDSYGNTSTLRFVVEGQQPSFTRSLAKTVKKPSLDYELIGNILKISAADTSSTPQNIELLKGGKALVLVPSYMKDSRSVGLFDLRAGLPDSMRFCGITVPFHFEKLVPPGQEVAVANNYLKVLFNERSLYDTLYLQTKLDDNVYTVGDYFTPLLKPIKVTIKPDMTAIKDRSKASVYYLGTGRGKGYIGGSWGPDGTITFSTKNMGKFKVLEDTKKPSIRLLSKNRNQISFRIGDDLSGLNSFNAYINGQWLLMKYEHKKATIWSEKLDKSIPLSGEVVLKVKDNAGNEAIYTTTI
- a CDS encoding transketolase, whose translation is MNPHNKSIEELKEVAAQVRRDIVRMVHAVNSGHPGGSLGCTDYFVSLYFKVMNYSTDFDMNGKGEDLFFLSNGHISPVFYSTLARAGFFKVKELATFRKLNSRLQGHPATEEGLPGIRVASGSLGQGLSVAIGAAQAKKLNDDDSLIYVLMGDGELEEGQVWEATMYAGSKKVDNLIATVDRNGQQIDGSTEEVMPLGDLCAKFEAFGWHVLEADGNNFETLLPALDQAKAATGKGKPVMILMDTQMGYGVDFMMGSHKWHGVAPNDEQLQIALQQLAVNEAADY
- a CDS encoding transketolase family protein, whose product is MKEYTYTEKKDTRSGFGAGLLELGRTNPNVVALCADLVGSLKMADFIKENPERFFQIGIAEANMMGIAAGLTIGGKIPFTGTFANFSTGRVYDQIRQSIAYSGKNVKICASHAGLTLGEDGATHQILEDIGMMKMLPHMTVINPCDYNQTKAATIAIADHEGPVYLRFGRPVIPVFTDANQKFEIGKAWMVNEGTDVSIFATGHMVWKAILAGHILAEKGISAEIINIHTIKPLDEEAILKSVAKTKCVVSAEEHNRLGGLGDSIAQLLVKNTPLPMEYVAVNDTFGESGTPEELMEKYGLSENDIVAAAERVIRRKQQ
- a CDS encoding fumarylacetoacetate hydrolase family protein, whose amino-acid sequence is MKIVAIGRNYAEHIAELKNEVPDEPVIFFKPDTAILRNNEPFYYPDYTSDVHHEVELILRISREGKNIDRKFARKYYDGIGLGIDFTARDLQAKAKAKGLPWALAKGFNGSAPVSEFLPVGQFPDLRQINFRLEVNGVAKQQGNSAMMLHPFEDIIAYVSRFITLKTGDIIFTGTPAGVGPVQIGDRLEGYVEDRKLLDFEVK
- a CDS encoding vWA domain-containing protein; the encoded protein is MAPWRNVFAAFFLLLIFSASGTAYGQGEQKAKSKTRILFLLDASGSMLAKWENSDRMSVAKDLLAHLVDSLDRHENVEVALRVYGHQFDRERNDCKDTRLEVPFSASSTEAIKKKLTEIVPRGNTPITYSLQQAAGDFPEEKTRNVIILITDGLESCGGDPCAMSLALQKKRIFLRPFVIGIGIEPEHEKQLSCIGEYYNAADVETFQSVLTEIVTQALSQTTVSVELLNEQGQPVETNVNLTFLNALTGQPEYNYVHYQSPEGKPDMLDIDALLPYDLVVNTVPALVERSISIKPGRHNAIRVKAPQGTLHLRQDGPSPYGTLSAIVRQQGATQTLHVQTFGERQKYLAGIYDLEILTLPRTYLRDVELKQGQTNTVTIPPPGQLAISSQMQGYGSLYLMEDDGRQRWLCNLPEENSKVTMALQPGNYRLVYRMKNAQASKFTDVKDFSIRSGATTTVKIFNR
- the bcp gene encoding thioredoxin-dependent thiol peroxidase — its product is MELNIGDKAPEFEGKDQHGNTVRLSDYRGKKVILYFYPKDDTSGCTAQACNLRDNYSDLQQEGYEVIGVSTDSEQSHQKFIGKYDLPFTLLADTDKKIVEQYGVWQEKSMYGRRYMGTMRYTFVLDENGVIRDIIKKVKTADHTAQILPK